One window from the genome of Mustela lutreola isolate mMusLut2 chromosome 11, mMusLut2.pri, whole genome shotgun sequence encodes:
- the PMAIP1 gene encoding phorbol-12-myristate-13-acetate-induced protein 1 produces MPGKKARKSAQPSPARAPADPEMECAIQLRKFGDKLNFRQKLLNLISKLFRSGT; encoded by the exons ATGCCTGGGAAGAAGGCGCGTAAGAGCGCGCAGCCGAGCCCAGCGCGGGCCCCGGCAG ACCCCGAAATGGAGTGTGCCATTCAACTCAGGAAATTTGGAGACAAACTGAATTTCCGGCAGAAACTTCTGAATCTGATATCCAAACTCTTTCGGTCGGGAACCTGA